The proteins below are encoded in one region of Balaenoptera ricei isolate mBalRic1 chromosome 6, mBalRic1.hap2, whole genome shotgun sequence:
- the IFNB1 gene encoding interferon beta: protein MTHRCILQIALLLCFSTTALSVSYRLLRFQQRSSNLACQKLLRQLPGTPQHCLEDRMDFEVPEEIKQPQQFQKEDAVLVIYEMLQQIFGILRRNFSSTGWTETITEKLLVEVYGQMDGLETILEEIMEKENFTGVYMTILHLKKYYLQIVQYLKSKEYSNCAWTVVRVEILRNFSFLNRLTDYLHN, encoded by the coding sequence ATGACCCACAGGTGCATCCTCCAAATTGCTCTCCTGTTGTGTTTCTCCACCACAGCTCTTTCCGTGAGCTATAGATTGCTTCGATTCCAACAAAGGAGCAGCAATTTGGCATGTCAGAAACTCCTGCGGCAGTTACCTGGAACGCCTCAACATTGCCTCGAGGACAGGATGGACTTCGAGGTCCCTGAGGAGATTAAGCAACCACAGCAGTTCCAGAAGGAAGACGCTGTATTGGTCATCTATGAGATGCTCCAGCAGATCTTTGGTATTCTCAGAAGAAATTTCTCTAGCACCGGCTGGACTGAGACCATCACTGAGAAGCTCCTTGTGGAAGTCTATGGGCAGATGGATGGTCTGGAGACAATCCTGGAGGAAATAATGGAGAAGGAAAACTTCACCGGGGTATACATGACCATTCTTCACCTGAAGAAATATTACTTGCAGATCGTGCAGTACCTGAAGTCCAAGGAGTACAGCAACTGTGCCTGGACAGTAGTGCGAGTGGAAATCCTCAGGAACTTTTCCTTCCTTAACCGCCTTACAGATTACCTCCACAATTGA